The Blastomonas sp. SL216 DNA window CGAGACGCGGCGGTGCTGGCGGCGCAGCCGCGCGAGGATCGCGTCCTCGATCGAATCGAGCGGCGAATAATCGACATGCCCGCCCTCGGTTTCAACCGCGCGATAGCCGTCCGCGCTGCGCACGACATAGGCGACGCCCAGGCCCGTGCCGGGGCCGATCACGGTGATGACTCCCTTGTTCGGCAGATCGCCCTCCGGGCCGCACAGGTGCGAATAATGGTCGGCGCCGCAATGCTGCACGGCGTGCGCGACCGCGCCGAAATCATTGATCAGGATGAAGTCGTCGACATTCAGCTTCTCGCGCACCAGTGCCGGGCGGATGACCCAGGGGTTGTTGGTCATCTTCAGCACCTCGCCCCGGATCGGGGTGGCGAGCGCAATGGCTGCGGCGCAGGGCAGGGGCTGACCGATCGCTTCCCCAAACGCCTCCCAGGCGGTCTGCAGGCTGGCATATTCAGCGCATTTCAGCGTGACTGGTTCACCCAGATGGGTGACGCGGCCGTCCTCAATGGTCGCAAGCGCAAAGCGCGCATGGGTGCCGCCAATGTCTGCGGTGACGATCTGCATGTTCAACCTTTTGATTGCGTTTC harbors:
- the glk gene encoding glucokinase, producing MQIVTADIGGTHARFALATIEDGRVTHLGEPVTLKCAEYASLQTAWEAFGEAIGQPLPCAAAIALATPIRGEVLKMTNNPWVIRPALVREKLNVDDFILINDFGAVAHAVQHCGADHYSHLCGPEGDLPNKGVITVIGPGTGLGVAYVVRSADGYRAVETEGGHVDYSPLDSIEDAILARLRRQHRRVSVERVCSGPGLAAIYETLASIEGRAVVSMEDKALWQLALSGEDSLAAAAFDRFCLSLGAAAGDFALAQGAGAVVIAGGLGQRIADRLPQSGFEERFVAKGRFQQLMETIPVKLIDHPQPGLFGAAAAFAQENAA